One genomic window of Halorubrum hochsteinianum includes the following:
- the icd gene encoding isocitrate dehydrogenase (NADP(+)), translating to MSYDKVDVPDDGEAITLADEETGELNVPSNPIIPIIHGDGIGTDVGPAAQQVLDAAAEATGRSIAWMRVYAGSSAREMYDENLPEDTVSAIRDHRVAIKGPLTTPVGAGFRSLNVALRKTLDLYANVRPTYYIDGVPSPVKNPEEMDMVTFRENTEDVYAGIEWEAGTDGSEQVRDFLEQDMEVADVIHDGPVGIGVKPISEFGSKRLIREAVDYALANDRDSVTLVHKGNIMKFTEGAFRDWGYEVAEEEYGDDVITEDQLWEEHDGERPEGTLVVKDRIADNMLQQLLTRTDEYSVIATMNLNGDYMSDAAGAQIGGLGIAPGINRGHGRCLAEPVHGSAPKYAGEDKVNPTAMILSGREMLDYLGWDDAADLVREAVEETISSGKVTYDLHRQIEGGEKLATSEFADAVVEQIDELA from the coding sequence ATGAGCTACGATAAGGTCGACGTCCCCGACGACGGCGAGGCGATCACGCTCGCCGACGAGGAGACAGGCGAGCTGAACGTTCCGTCCAACCCGATCATCCCGATCATCCACGGCGACGGGATCGGCACCGACGTCGGGCCGGCCGCACAGCAGGTGCTCGACGCCGCCGCCGAGGCGACGGGCCGCTCCATCGCGTGGATGCGCGTCTACGCCGGCTCCAGCGCCCGCGAGATGTACGACGAGAACCTGCCCGAGGACACCGTCTCGGCCATCCGCGACCACCGCGTCGCGATCAAGGGCCCGCTGACGACGCCCGTCGGGGCCGGCTTCCGCTCGCTGAACGTCGCGCTCCGCAAGACGCTCGACCTCTACGCGAACGTCCGCCCGACCTACTACATCGACGGCGTCCCGTCGCCCGTCAAGAACCCGGAGGAGATGGACATGGTCACCTTCCGGGAGAACACCGAGGACGTCTACGCCGGCATCGAGTGGGAGGCCGGCACCGACGGGTCCGAGCAGGTACGCGACTTCCTCGAACAGGACATGGAGGTCGCCGACGTGATTCACGACGGCCCCGTCGGAATCGGCGTCAAGCCCATCTCCGAGTTCGGCTCGAAGCGCCTCATCCGCGAGGCGGTCGACTACGCGCTCGCGAACGACCGCGACTCTGTCACGCTCGTCCACAAGGGGAACATCATGAAGTTTACCGAGGGCGCGTTCCGCGACTGGGGCTACGAGGTCGCCGAGGAGGAGTACGGCGACGACGTGATCACCGAGGACCAGCTCTGGGAGGAACACGACGGCGAGCGGCCCGAGGGCACGCTCGTCGTCAAGGACCGCATCGCGGACAACATGCTCCAGCAGCTGCTGACCCGCACCGACGAGTACTCCGTCATCGCGACGATGAACCTCAACGGCGACTACATGTCCGACGCCGCCGGCGCGCAGATCGGCGGTCTCGGCATCGCGCCGGGAATCAACCGCGGCCACGGCCGCTGTCTCGCCGAGCCGGTCCACGGCTCCGCGCCCAAGTACGCCGGCGAGGACAAGGTGAACCCCACCGCGATGATCCTCTCGGGCCGCGAGATGCTCGATTACCTCGGCTGGGACGACGCCGCCGACCTCGTGCGCGAGGCCGTCGAGGAGACCATCTCCTCGGGGAAGGTCACCTACGACCTCCACCGGCAGATCGAGGGCGGCGAGAAGCTCGCCACCTCGGAGTTCGCCGACGCCGTCGTCGAGCAGATCGACGAGCTGGCGTAA
- a CDS encoding Lrp/AsnC family transcriptional regulator, whose amino-acid sequence MDDLDRRILSILRRDARTPYTEIADRVGTSEGTVRNRVDRMTDEGVIERFTVTTRTGNVKAMIEISVEMNVNTDAVGQRMVDWEEVDFVWQVSGEEDIVLVVDAVDTRAVNELISQAREMDEVKSTKTRLILDERLG is encoded by the coding sequence ATGGACGACCTCGACCGACGGATCCTCTCGATCCTGCGACGGGACGCGCGGACCCCGTACACGGAGATCGCAGACCGAGTGGGGACCTCCGAGGGGACCGTGCGCAACCGCGTCGACCGGATGACCGACGAGGGCGTGATCGAGCGGTTCACGGTGACGACCCGCACCGGCAACGTGAAGGCGATGATCGAGATCTCGGTGGAGATGAACGTCAACACCGACGCGGTCGGTCAGCGGATGGTCGACTGGGAGGAGGTCGACTTCGTCTGGCAGGTCTCCGGCGAGGAGGACATCGTCCTCGTCGTCGACGCGGTCGACACGCGCGCGGTCAACGAACTGATCTCGCAGGCGCGGGAGATGGACGAGGTCAAGTCGACGAAGACGCGGCTCATCCTCGACGAACGGCTGGGGTAG
- the carA gene encoding glutamine-hydrolyzing carbamoyl-phosphate synthase small subunit — MSDAYIALADGRVLEARARAPGRTRGELVFTTAYTGYEESLTDPSYAEQILTFSYPLIGNYGVRSERFESDSVQPRAAVARELTDDVADWLAGEGVPAVDHVDTREIVTTVREEGAMACGIAAGPDATPEDAVEEMESCKPMSDHVDIGAQVSVAEPTVHEGGGDVDVAMLDCGAKGSIVSSLTDRGADVHVLPYDATPEDVAAVDPDVLFVSNGPGDPENFVAAQEVVDEFAGELPLAGICLGQQVITSALGGSTEKMAFGHRGVNQPVKDLRTDKVVMTTQNHGYTVDDTGPLEVTQVNVNDDTVEGLDSDELDVITRQYHPEANPGPHDSLGFFDEVLDLATSDRRIAAD; from the coding sequence ATGTCGGACGCCTACATCGCGCTGGCCGACGGTCGCGTGCTCGAAGCGCGCGCCCGTGCGCCGGGGCGTACTCGCGGCGAACTGGTGTTCACGACCGCGTACACCGGCTACGAGGAGTCGCTCACCGACCCCTCCTACGCCGAACAGATACTCACCTTCTCGTACCCCCTCATCGGGAACTACGGCGTCCGAAGCGAACGGTTCGAGTCCGACTCGGTCCAGCCCCGCGCGGCGGTCGCCCGCGAGCTGACCGACGACGTCGCCGACTGGCTCGCCGGGGAGGGCGTGCCCGCCGTCGACCACGTCGACACCCGCGAGATCGTCACTACCGTCCGCGAAGAGGGGGCGATGGCCTGCGGGATCGCCGCCGGCCCGGACGCGACCCCCGAGGACGCGGTCGAGGAGATGGAGTCGTGTAAGCCGATGAGCGACCACGTCGACATCGGCGCGCAGGTCTCCGTCGCGGAGCCGACCGTCCACGAGGGCGGCGGCGACGTCGACGTGGCCATGCTCGACTGCGGCGCGAAGGGCTCGATCGTCTCCTCGCTCACCGACCGCGGCGCGGACGTCCACGTCCTCCCGTACGACGCGACCCCCGAGGACGTGGCCGCCGTCGACCCCGACGTGCTGTTCGTCTCCAACGGCCCGGGCGACCCCGAGAACTTCGTCGCCGCTCAGGAGGTCGTCGACGAGTTCGCGGGCGAGCTCCCCCTCGCGGGGATCTGCCTCGGCCAGCAGGTGATCACCAGCGCGCTCGGCGGCTCGACCGAGAAGATGGCGTTCGGCCACCGCGGCGTCAACCAGCCGGTCAAGGACCTCCGCACCGACAAGGTCGTGATGACCACCCAGAACCACGGCTACACGGTCGACGACACCGGTCCGCTGGAGGTGACGCAGGTGAACGTCAACGACGACACCGTCGAGGGGCTCGACAGCGACGAACTCGACGTGATCACCCGCCAGTACCACCCCGAGGCGAACCCCGGCCCGCACGACTCGCTCGGCTTCTTCGACGAGGTGCTCGACCTGGCGACGTCGGACCGCCGAATCGCCGCCGACTGA
- the surE gene encoding 5'/3'-nucleotidase SurE → MPTEILLTNDDGIDAVGIRALADALSADYDVTVVAPATNQSGVGGARSWWETTVEYTETDRGYAVEGTPADCVAVADVALGLDPDVVVSGCNHGPNIGAHILGQSGTVGAAMEASFLGTPAIAVSLYDRGNLPVPPTLDNDDFAVAGEVVADLLARIDDGVLPFGADVLNVNVPAADDEAAANPTYRLTEPARGFDVIEFRPGEEGSDEERPDDENVPEGWEFGERRGEMGMELRDRFWREFLRGDVADDPGSDRRAAVEGEVSVSPLSSSRAVAGDRAGDLVEPARGAKTGAD, encoded by the coding sequence ATGCCAACCGAGATCCTGCTCACCAACGACGACGGGATCGACGCCGTCGGGATCCGGGCGCTCGCGGACGCGCTCTCGGCCGATTACGACGTGACGGTCGTCGCGCCCGCGACGAACCAGTCCGGCGTCGGCGGCGCGCGCTCGTGGTGGGAGACGACCGTCGAGTACACCGAGACGGACCGCGGCTACGCGGTCGAGGGGACCCCCGCCGACTGCGTCGCGGTCGCGGACGTGGCGCTCGGACTCGACCCCGACGTCGTCGTCTCCGGCTGTAACCACGGGCCGAACATCGGCGCGCACATCCTCGGGCAGTCGGGGACCGTCGGGGCCGCGATGGAGGCCTCCTTCCTCGGCACGCCCGCGATCGCGGTGTCGCTGTACGACCGCGGCAACCTCCCCGTCCCGCCGACGCTGGACAACGACGACTTCGCGGTCGCCGGCGAGGTCGTCGCCGACCTGCTCGCCCGGATCGACGACGGCGTCCTCCCGTTCGGCGCGGACGTGCTGAACGTCAACGTGCCCGCCGCTGACGACGAGGCGGCGGCCAACCCCACCTACCGACTGACCGAGCCGGCGCGCGGCTTCGACGTGATCGAGTTCCGCCCGGGCGAGGAGGGGTCGGACGAGGAGCGACCGGACGACGAGAACGTACCCGAGGGGTGGGAGTTCGGCGAGCGGCGCGGCGAGATGGGGATGGAGCTCCGCGACCGCTTCTGGCGGGAGTTCCTGCGCGGCGACGTCGCGGACGACCCCGGCTCCGACCGCCGGGCGGCCGTCGAGGGCGAGGTGAGCGTCTCGCCGCTGTCGAGCTCCCGCGCGGTCGCGGGCGACCGGGCCGGGGACCTCGTCGAGCCCGCTCGCGGCGCGAAGACGGGCGCGGACTGA
- a CDS encoding glutamate--tRNA ligase, which produces MDDELRERVAAAGEAAALFNALKHGNDPEVGAIMGPIMGENPEFRPHGDEIPGVLAPIVNEVAELDDAERRERLGELAPDRLAELEAEAEEDDRVLPDLPNAEAGEVVMRAAPNPNGPWHVGHARMPAVIGTYKERYDGEFICRFDDTDPETKRPDLDAYDAILEDIEYLGFEPDRVIRASDRLETYYDHARELIDLGGVYTCSCSGDAFSELKNAGEACPHREKDVETVREEFEAMVDGEYSAGEMVLRVKTDIEHKNPALRDWVAFRMIDTPHPREAAAEYRCWPMLDFQSGVDDHLTGVTHIIRGIDLQDSAKRQRFVYDYFDWEYPEVLHWGHVQVDEYDVKLSTSTIKQLIADGELTGWDDPRAPTIRSMRRRGIRGQALVDSMTELGMSTSDVDLAMSSVYANNRDLVDDEADRYFFVRDRDDAPAVELPIVDGDAPAPEAGHPPLHPEYPDRGERDVPAGRVVVESPDLPAEGERVWLKGYGPVRYEGDELVFLDADIDIVREGDVDVIHWAPADEGLETLLRTVDGDVRGIAEPALADVDPDTVVQFVRVGFARIDAFDPEATDETDGPNGSEDLLAYYAHP; this is translated from the coding sequence ATGGACGACGAACTCCGCGAGCGCGTCGCGGCGGCCGGCGAGGCCGCGGCGCTTTTCAACGCGCTCAAGCACGGCAACGACCCGGAGGTGGGCGCGATCATGGGGCCGATCATGGGCGAGAACCCCGAGTTCCGGCCGCACGGCGACGAGATCCCGGGCGTCCTCGCGCCGATCGTGAACGAGGTCGCCGAGCTGGACGACGCCGAGCGCCGGGAGCGGCTTGGCGAGCTCGCGCCCGACAGGCTCGCGGAGCTGGAGGCGGAGGCTGAGGAGGACGACCGCGTCCTCCCCGACCTCCCGAACGCCGAGGCGGGCGAGGTCGTGATGCGCGCCGCGCCGAACCCGAACGGCCCGTGGCACGTCGGGCACGCCCGGATGCCCGCCGTCATCGGGACGTACAAGGAGCGCTACGACGGGGAGTTCATCTGCCGGTTCGACGACACGGACCCGGAGACGAAGCGACCGGATCTGGACGCGTACGACGCCATCTTGGAGGACATCGAGTACCTCGGCTTCGAGCCGGACCGCGTGATCCGGGCCTCGGACCGGCTGGAGACCTACTACGACCACGCCCGCGAGCTGATCGACCTCGGCGGCGTGTACACCTGCTCGTGTTCCGGCGACGCGTTCTCGGAGCTGAAGAACGCGGGCGAGGCGTGTCCGCACCGCGAGAAGGACGTCGAGACCGTCCGCGAGGAGTTCGAGGCGATGGTCGACGGCGAGTACTCGGCCGGCGAGATGGTTCTGCGGGTGAAGACCGACATCGAGCACAAGAACCCCGCGCTCCGCGACTGGGTCGCGTTCCGGATGATCGACACCCCGCACCCGCGCGAGGCGGCGGCGGAGTACCGCTGCTGGCCCATGCTCGACTTCCAGTCCGGCGTCGACGACCACCTCACGGGCGTCACGCACATCATCCGCGGGATCGACCTCCAGGACTCCGCGAAGCGCCAGCGGTTCGTCTACGACTACTTCGACTGGGAGTACCCCGAGGTGCTCCACTGGGGTCACGTCCAGGTCGACGAGTACGACGTGAAACTCTCCACCTCGACGATCAAGCAGCTGATCGCGGACGGGGAGCTGACCGGCTGGGACGACCCGCGCGCGCCGACGATCCGGTCCATGCGCCGCCGGGGAATTCGGGGGCAGGCGCTCGTCGACTCGATGACGGAGCTCGGGATGTCCACCTCGGACGTGGACCTCGCGATGTCCTCGGTGTACGCGAACAACCGCGACCTCGTCGACGACGAGGCGGACCGGTACTTCTTCGTGCGCGACCGCGACGACGCGCCCGCCGTGGAACTGCCGATCGTCGACGGCGACGCGCCCGCGCCCGAGGCGGGCCATCCGCCGCTCCACCCCGAGTACCCGGACCGAGGCGAGCGCGACGTGCCCGCCGGCCGCGTCGTCGTCGAGTCGCCCGACCTCCCGGCCGAGGGCGAGCGCGTCTGGCTGAAGGGGTACGGCCCGGTCCGCTACGAGGGCGACGAACTCGTCTTCCTCGACGCCGACATCGATATCGTCCGCGAGGGCGACGTGGACGTGATCCACTGGGCCCCCGCCGACGAGGGGCTGGAGACGCTCCTCCGCACCGTCGACGGCGACGTGCGCGGGATCGCCGAGCCGGCGCTCGCCGACGTCGACCCCGACACGGTCGTCCAGTTCGTCCGCGTCGGCTTCGCGCGGATCGACGCGTTCGACCCCGAGGCGACCGACGAGACGGACGGGCCGAACGGCTCCGAGGACCTGCTGGCGTACTACGCGCACCCGTAA
- a CDS encoding 4Fe-4S dicluster domain-containing protein, which produces MAIDPNFETNRERVGDEDGVAVWGPVEPPEKQGIRGTHVAVDFDICLADGACLEDCPVDVFEWVDTPGHPESERKANPADEDQCIDCMLCVDVCPVDAIDVDPGRENRI; this is translated from the coding sequence ATGGCCATCGACCCGAACTTCGAAACGAACCGCGAGCGCGTCGGCGACGAGGACGGCGTCGCCGTGTGGGGACCCGTCGAGCCGCCGGAGAAACAGGGGATCAGAGGTACCCACGTCGCGGTCGACTTCGACATCTGTCTCGCCGACGGCGCGTGTCTGGAGGACTGCCCGGTCGACGTGTTCGAGTGGGTAGACACGCCCGGACACCCGGAGTCCGAGCGGAAGGCGAACCCCGCCGACGAGGACCAGTGTATCGACTGTATGCTCTGCGTCGACGTCTGCCCGGTCGACGCCATCGACGTCGACCCCGGTCGCGAGAACCGGATTTAA
- the tmcA gene encoding tRNA(Met) cytidine acetyltransferase TmcA gives MIAGVTRELRAEAERANERRVLALAGDRDRAIDAAYDAVEAAGIGGGDASIVSTREGFRFEEHRPRSADELLGRTREAVILDCHEQFVPNALGRAVGAVDGGGLLILLTPALDDWPGIRDRFDDSLAVPPYGVGDVTGRFRERLVSTLRTHPGVALVALGDDAGGDVLERDGLTGTEAGTEEAEADRDAAAGPSAPPDQRFPAAAYAACRTGDQSRALRAFEALADAGSAVVVESDRGRGKSSAAGLAAGALALGGDDVLVTAPGFRNAAEVFARARELIEGEAGGERGGVDRDDRAGDAADRDLRTPAGGRVRFLPPAAAAEAPGEADAAVVDEAAALPVRLLEGFLDAPSVAFCTTVHGYEGAGRGFAVRFRERLLDSRFALRDVRLDEPIRYARDDPVEAWASRALLLDARPAVDAAVADAAVGDATYRALDPADLLADETLLGEAFGLLVAAHYRTEPNDLARLLDAPNLVARALVADGRVVAVGLLAREGGLDAETRRGMYEGERVRGNMVPDVLTSQLRDEAAAAPRGLRTVRIATHHALRDAGFGSRLLDEVHAEFGDDPAGGEADSVDYFSVGYGATPRLLRFWRRAGYRTVHLSTTRNDASGEHSAVMLRPETDAGRDLLDRHAVAFRDRERDGLSDAHRDVDPDVVRGALRACSAPVPVDLTETEWRSVVGASVGPGMYDSAPGAFRDLALAALIEGDDALDLDERAEQLLVRKVLQGRPWESVADDLDFVSTSACRRALGDAATSLVERYGTEFALAERERFTDD, from the coding sequence ATGATCGCGGGGGTCACGCGGGAGCTACGGGCCGAGGCCGAGCGGGCGAACGAGCGGCGCGTCCTCGCGCTCGCCGGCGACCGCGACCGCGCGATCGACGCCGCATACGACGCGGTCGAGGCGGCCGGGATCGGCGGCGGGGACGCGTCCATCGTCTCGACGCGGGAGGGGTTCCGCTTCGAGGAGCATCGCCCGCGGAGCGCCGACGAACTGCTCGGTCGCACCCGCGAGGCGGTGATCCTCGACTGTCACGAGCAATTCGTCCCGAACGCGCTCGGGAGGGCGGTCGGGGCCGTCGACGGCGGCGGGCTCCTGATCCTCCTGACGCCCGCGCTCGACGACTGGCCGGGGATCCGCGACCGCTTCGACGACTCGCTCGCGGTGCCGCCGTACGGCGTCGGCGACGTGACGGGGCGGTTCCGCGAGCGACTCGTTTCGACGCTCCGGACCCACCCCGGCGTCGCGCTCGTCGCGCTCGGCGACGACGCGGGCGGCGACGTCCTCGAACGCGACGGGCTCACGGGGACGGAGGCGGGGACCGAGGAAGCAGAGGCGGACCGCGACGCCGCGGCCGGACCGAGCGCGCCGCCGGACCAGCGGTTCCCCGCGGCCGCGTACGCCGCCTGCCGCACGGGCGATCAGTCGCGGGCGCTGCGGGCGTTCGAGGCGCTCGCCGACGCCGGGTCGGCGGTCGTCGTCGAGTCGGACCGGGGGCGCGGGAAGTCGAGCGCGGCCGGGCTGGCGGCGGGCGCGCTCGCGCTCGGGGGCGACGACGTGCTCGTCACCGCGCCCGGGTTCCGGAACGCCGCCGAGGTGTTCGCGCGAGCGCGGGAGCTGATCGAGGGCGAGGCCGGCGGGGAGCGCGGAGGGGTCGACCGCGACGACCGCGCCGGCGACGCCGCCGACCGCGACCTCCGGACGCCGGCGGGCGGTCGTGTTCGGTTTCTGCCTCCCGCGGCCGCGGCGGAGGCCCCCGGCGAGGCGGACGCCGCGGTCGTCGACGAGGCCGCGGCGCTGCCGGTGCGGCTGCTGGAGGGGTTCCTCGACGCGCCGTCGGTCGCGTTCTGCACGACGGTCCACGGCTACGAGGGGGCGGGCCGCGGGTTCGCGGTCCGCTTCCGCGAGCGGCTGCTCGACTCGCGGTTCGCGCTGCGGGACGTGCGCCTCGACGAGCCGATCCGGTACGCCCGGGACGACCCGGTGGAGGCGTGGGCGTCGCGCGCGCTCCTGCTCGACGCCCGGCCCGCGGTCGACGCGGCGGTCGCGGACGCCGCGGTCGGCGACGCGACGTACCGCGCGCTCGACCCGGCGGACCTGCTCGCCGACGAGACGCTGCTCGGGGAGGCGTTCGGGCTGCTCGTCGCCGCGCACTACCGGACCGAACCGAACGACCTCGCGCGGCTGCTCGACGCGCCGAACCTCGTCGCGCGGGCGCTCGTCGCGGACGGTCGGGTCGTCGCGGTCGGGCTGCTCGCGCGGGAGGGCGGGCTCGACGCCGAGACGCGGCGAGGGATGTACGAGGGCGAACGCGTCCGGGGGAACATGGTCCCGGACGTGCTCACGAGCCAACTGCGCGACGAGGCCGCCGCCGCGCCGCGCGGCCTGCGGACGGTCCGGATCGCGACCCACCACGCGCTCCGGGACGCGGGGTTCGGCTCGCGGCTGCTCGACGAGGTCCACGCGGAGTTCGGCGACGACCCCGCGGGGGGCGAGGCCGACTCAGTCGATTACTTCTCGGTCGGCTACGGCGCGACGCCGCGGCTCCTCCGCTTCTGGCGGCGGGCGGGCTACCGGACCGTCCACCTCTCGACGACCCGGAACGACGCCTCGGGGGAACACTCCGCGGTCATGCTCCGGCCGGAGACCGATGCCGGTCGCGACCTGCTCGACCGCCACGCCGTCGCCTTCCGGGACCGCGAGCGCGACGGGCTCTCGGACGCGCACCGCGACGTCGACCCGGACGTGGTCCGCGGCGCGCTCCGGGCGTGTTCCGCGCCCGTCCCGGTCGACCTCACCGAGACCGAGTGGCGCTCCGTCGTCGGCGCGTCGGTCGGGCCCGGCATGTACGACAGCGCGCCCGGCGCGTTCCGGGACCTCGCGCTCGCGGCGCTGATCGAGGGCGACGACGCGCTCGACCTCGACGAGCGCGCGGAGCAACTGCTCGTACGGAAGGTGCTTCAGGGCCGGCCGTGGGAGTCGGTCGCCGACGACCTCGATTTCGTCTCGACGAGCGCGTGTCGGCGCGCGCTCGGCGACGCCGCCACCTCCCTCGTCGAGCGGTACGGGACGGAGTTCGCGCTCGCGGAGCGGGAGCGGTTTACGGACGACTGA
- a CDS encoding UPF0179 family protein: protein MTTVTLIGTRLADVGREFVYEGESTDCEGCPYRGQCLNLSEGTRYRVTGIRENAQTLDCAVHDAGVRAVEVEPASVPANVPSKRAYAGSKASLAGPCPHTECPSHGYCVPDGADFDDERVIDQVLGEPPHETCALDRDLTLVEFRAEE, encoded by the coding sequence ATGACCACGGTCACGCTCATCGGGACCCGGCTCGCGGACGTCGGCCGCGAGTTCGTCTACGAGGGGGAATCGACCGACTGCGAGGGGTGTCCCTACCGCGGGCAGTGTCTGAACCTCTCCGAGGGGACGCGGTACCGAGTGACCGGCATCCGGGAGAACGCGCAGACGCTCGACTGCGCAGTCCACGACGCCGGCGTCCGCGCGGTCGAGGTCGAGCCGGCGTCGGTCCCCGCGAACGTCCCCTCGAAGCGCGCCTACGCCGGCAGCAAGGCGTCGCTCGCCGGCCCCTGTCCGCACACCGAGTGCCCGAGCCACGGCTACTGCGTCCCGGACGGTGCCGACTTCGACGACGAGCGCGTCATCGATCAGGTGCTGGGCGAGCCGCCGCACGAGACGTGCGCGCTCGACCGCGACCTGACGCTCGTCGAGTTCCGCGCCGAGGAATAG
- a CDS encoding nucleoside phosphorylase, producing the protein MAKQPHLLVEEGDVHDIAIIPGDPGRVDRIADLCDDSEVVAQNREYKVVNASYEGTELTICSTGIGCPSAAIAVEELSRVGVETFVRCGTCGALQPDMEVGDMVVATGAAKEEGTSKRYESANYPAVPDYDVLTGLVGAAEDNDEEIHVGPIVSDDAFYNESDEYVDDWNDANLLAIEMEAATVFSLARRKGLAAGAICTVDGNLVAGSQKGADSDDELPEKAKDNVERAIRITLNAVASL; encoded by the coding sequence ATGGCGAAACAGCCGCACCTGCTGGTCGAGGAGGGCGACGTACACGATATCGCGATCATCCCCGGGGACCCGGGGCGCGTCGACCGGATCGCGGACCTCTGTGACGACAGCGAGGTCGTCGCGCAGAACCGCGAGTACAAGGTCGTCAACGCGAGCTACGAGGGGACGGAGCTCACGATCTGCTCGACCGGGATCGGCTGCCCCTCGGCGGCCATCGCGGTCGAGGAGCTCTCGCGGGTCGGCGTCGAGACGTTCGTCCGCTGTGGCACCTGCGGGGCGCTCCAGCCCGACATGGAGGTCGGCGACATGGTGGTCGCGACGGGCGCGGCCAAGGAGGAGGGGACGAGCAAGCGGTACGAGTCCGCCAACTACCCCGCGGTCCCGGACTACGACGTGCTCACCGGCCTCGTCGGGGCGGCCGAGGACAACGACGAGGAGATCCACGTCGGGCCGATCGTCTCCGACGACGCGTTCTACAACGAGAGCGACGAGTACGTCGACGACTGGAACGACGCGAACCTGCTCGCGATCGAGATGGAGGCCGCGACCGTCTTCTCGCTCGCGCGCCGCAAGGGGCTCGCCGCGGGTGCCATCTGTACCGTCGACGGGAACCTCGTCGCCGGCTCGCAGAAGGGCGCGGACTCCGACGACGAACTGCCGGAGAAGGCGAAGGACAACGTCGAGCGCGCGATCCGGATCACGCTGAACGCGGTCGCGTCGCTGTAG